The Elaeis guineensis isolate ETL-2024a chromosome 14, EG11, whole genome shotgun sequence genome has a segment encoding these proteins:
- the LOC105057462 gene encoding uncharacterized protein At5g01610: MGMMGSLLLVLLLFCIASAAVSSPLPTILSDDTKPNAYEVLESYNFPIGLLPKGCLGYDLDTDTGKFSAYFNGTCSFSLEGSYQLRYQSTISGTISVGRLSDLRGVSVKVLFFWINIIEVTRHGDQLEFSVGIASADFTVDNFYENPQCGCGFDCDGASFSSPLRIKLRGSRPF; this comes from the coding sequence aTGGGGATGATGGGATCTCTCCTCCTCGTCCTCCTCCTTTTCTGCATCGCCTCCGCCGCGGTAAGCTCACCCCTCCCCACCATCCTCTCCGATGATACGAAGCCGAACGCCTACGAGGTGCTGGAGTCGTACAACTTTCCCATCGGGCTGCTCCCCAAGGGTTGCCTGGGTTACGACCTCGACACGGACACCGGCAAGTTCTCCGCCTACTTCAACGGCACCTGCAGCTTCTCCCTGGAGGGATCCTACCAGCTGCGCTACCAGTCCACCATCTCCGGCACCATCTCCGTCGGCCGCCTCTCCGACCTCCGCGGCGTCAGCGTCAAGGTCCTCTTCTTCTGGATCAACATCATCGAGGTCACCCGCCACGGGGACCAGCTCGAGTTCTCCGTCGGCATCGCCTCCGCCGACTTCACCGTCGACAACTTCTACGAGAATCCCCAGTGCGGCTGCGGCTTCGACTGCGACGGAGCTTCCTTTTCCTCTCCTCTTCGGATCAAATTGAGGGGTTCCCGGCCCTTTTGA
- the LOC105057461 gene encoding LOW QUALITY PROTEIN: uncharacterized protein (The sequence of the model RefSeq protein was modified relative to this genomic sequence to represent the inferred CDS: inserted 1 base in 1 codon): MAEKSKKDGAKSAASVAYLRASSDDRKPSAPPAGTGPAAAAARKITFKSANMKEEMQQEVFECPRIAFEKYTVEKGIAEYIKEFDKKHGPXWHCIAGRNFGSYVTHETNHFIYFYVDSKAILLFKSG, translated from the exons ATGGCGGAGAAGAGCAAGAAGGATGGCGCCAAATCGGCGGCCTCAGTGGCGTACCTGAGGGCCTCCTCCGATGACCGGAAGCCGTCGGCGCCGCCGGCGGGGACAGGGCCCGCGGCCGCCGCGGCCAGGAAGATCACCTTCAAGAGCGCCAATATGAAGGAGGAGATGCAGCAAGAGGTTTTCGAGTGTCCCCGCATT GCGTTCGAGAAGTATACAGTGGAGAAGGGCATCGCTGAGTACATCAAGGAGTTCGACAAGAAGCACGGCC ATTGGCACTGCATTGCCGGCCGCAACTTCG GTTCATACGTGACGCATGAGACCAACCACTTCATCTATTTCTATGTAGACTCGAAAGCCATTCTGTTATTCAAATCTGGTTGA
- the LOC105057463 gene encoding alkaline ceramidase, producing the protein MADSVVSSFWGPVTSTVELCEKNYTHSSYIAEFYNTISNVPCILLALIGLINALRQRFEKRFSVLHISNMILAIGSMIFHATLQHVLQQSDETPMVWEMLLYLYVLYSPDWHYRSTMPTFLFLYGAAFAVVHSLVRFRIGFKVHYVILCLLCIPRMYKYYIQTKEVSAKRLAKLYVATIFLGTLCWLFDRVFCKKLSRWYINPQGHACWHVLMGFNSYFANTFLMFCRAQQLGWKPRVVHLFGFFPCVKIQKPKKGE; encoded by the exons ATGGCAGATTCGGTGGTATCGAGTTTCTGGGGcccagtaacatccactgttgaGTTGTGTGAGAAAAACTATACCCATTCATCATATATTGCAGAATTTTACAACACTATATCCAATGTGCCTTGCATACTTTTAGCACTCATTGGACTTATAAATGCCTTACGACAACGCTTTGagaaaagatttagtgttcttCATATATCCAACATGATTCTTGCAATCGGGAGCATGATATTTCATGCCACATTACAGCATGT ACTCCAACAGAGTGATGAGACACCAATGGTGTGGGAGATGCTGCTTTACCTTTATGTCCTCTACTCCCCGGACTGGCATTATCGGAGTACCATGCCTACTTTCCTGTTTCTCTATGGTGCTGCCTTTGCCGTAGTCCATTCTCTGGTGCGTTTTCGAATAGGATTCAAGGTGCACTACGTCATACTGTGTCTTCTTTGTATTCCTCGGATGTACAAGTACTACATCCAGACTAAAGAGGTGTCAGCTAAGCGGCTGGCCAAACTCTATGTGGCAACAATATTTTTGGGGACTCTATGCTGGTTGTTTGACCGTGTCTTCTGTAAGAAACTCTCTCGTTGGTACATTAACCCACAGGGTCATGCCTGCTGGCATGTGCTTATGGGATTCAACTCATACTTCGCAAACACCTTTCTCATGTTTTGCCGTGCTCAGCAACTGGGATGGAAACCCCGAGTCGTCCACCTTTTCGGTTTCTTCCCTTGTGTGAAGATTCAGAAACCGAAAAAAGGGGAGTGA